The Leptospira kirschneri serovar Cynopteri str. 3522 CT genomic sequence GAGGGACGCTCGTTTTGTATCGAGTGTCCGTTTTTACAAAACCTTTTTGAAGAAAAATACCGATTTCCTCCAAGTGTATGGAATCCGTGTTAGGAACAAGACCAATGGAAACCAAAATCTTTTCTGCTTCGAAAAATTCTCCCGCTTCGGGAAGATTTTTACCTTTGAGAAGAACTTTTACTTTGCCGTTTACAATTTTGGGATCGGAAACACCAACTCCGGTAAGAACTCTAATTCCTCTTTTTACAAAGGATTTTTCAAGAAACGTTGAAATTTCTTTATCTTCAACTGGAAGAATTTGATCCAACATTTCGACTAACGTTACTTTGGCGCCCATCGTAGAATAAAAGTCGGCGAACTCCACGCCGATGGCGCCCGCTCCTACAATCAAAAGAGATTCCGGAATTTTTTCCTGGATCATTGCAGTTTTTGAGGAAAGAACAGTGTTACCATCAAAAGGTAAACCGGGAAGTTCTCTTGCTCTTGCTCCAGTTGCTAGAATAAAATACTTAGACGTAATTTCTTCTTTGGAAGAATCCGGAAGCCAAATCGTATTCGGATCTTTGAATACTGCAGTTCCTTTTTTGCGAGTGATTTTATTTTTGTTTAAAAGAAATTCCACACCGGAAGCCATACCTTCTGCTACGTTTCTAGAACGTTGAATGATAGCAGTAAAATCAGGTTTTGCTTCTGAAAGATTGATCCCATATTCT encodes the following:
- the lpdA gene encoding dihydrolipoyl dehydrogenase, with the protein product MPESYDLTVIGAGPGGYVAAIRAAQLGMNVCIVEKDKPGGICLNWGCIPTKALLESAHLLEKLHSAKEYGINLSEAKPDFTAIIQRSRNVAEGMASGVEFLLNKNKITRKKGTAVFKDPNTIWLPDSSKEEITSKYFILATGARARELPGLPFDGNTVLSSKTAMIQEKIPESLLIVGAGAIGVEFADFYSTMGAKVTLVEMLDQILPVEDKEISTFLEKSFVKRGIRVLTGVGVSDPKIVNGKVKVLLKGKNLPEAGEFFEAEKILVSIGLVPNTDSIHLEEIGIFLQKGFVKTDTRYKTSVPHIYAIGDCNGPPLLAHVASMEGIKAAEAISIHSGNAHHLSYIPIDYNAIPGCTYCHPEVASIGFTEKKATDMGYTISVGKFPFVASGRAKAMGDTEGFTKVIVDKSSGEILGAHFIGPGVTELLPAVSLGITQELTAKEITSTIFAHPTLSETVMESFGASLGKAINL